One stretch of Sardina pilchardus chromosome 17, fSarPil1.1, whole genome shotgun sequence DNA includes these proteins:
- the LOC134062459 gene encoding ras-related protein Rab-19-like isoform X2, whose product MQAAGPEQDDAFDFLFKIILIGDSNVGKTCVVQSFKSGLFSERQQNTIGVDFTVRTLTVQGKRVKVWDTAGQERFRTITQSYYRSAHAALIAYDVTRHPTFHSVTHWVREVQTFGATNVLLTLIGNKCDLEEQRQVSFEEACSLAEDYGMLAAFETSAKEARNIEEVFVLMAEELLARNGMPFDPSSHHGNTPHALMRNNSRAIISPASEEPRPKSCC is encoded by the exons ATGCAGGCGGCGGGGCCTGAGCAGGACGACGCCTTTGACTTCCTGTTCAAGATCATCCTGATCGGCGACTCCAACGTGGGCAAGACGTGCGTGGTGCAGAGCTTCAAGAGCGGCCTCTTCTCCGAGCGCCAGCAGAACACCATCGGAGTGGACTTCACCGTCCGGACGCTCACCGTCCAGGGCAAGAGAGTCAAG gTGTGggacacagcaggacaggagCGTTTCCGCACCATCACGCAGAGTTACTACCGCAGCGCTCACGCCGCTCTCATCGCCTATGACGTCACGCGCCACCCAACATTCCACTCCGTCACACACTGGGTACGCGAGGTGCAGACCTTTGGAGCCACCAACGTCCTGCTCACACTcatag gtaaCAAGTGTGACCTGGAGGAGCAGCGGCAGGTGTCGTTTGAGGAGGCGTGCTCCCTGGCGGAGGATTATGGGATGTTGGCGGCGTTTGAGACGTCAGCTAAGGAGGCGCGGAACATCGAGGAGGTGTTTGTGCTGATGGCCGAGGAGCTGCTCGCCCGCAACGGCATGCCCTTTGACCCCTCCAGTCACCATGGAAACACACCTCATGCGCTCATGCGGAACAACAGCCGAGCCATCATAAGCCCCGCCTCCGAGGAGCCCCGCCCCAAGTCCTGCTGCTAA
- the LOC134062459 gene encoding ras-related protein Rab-19-like isoform X1 — translation MQAAGPEQDDAFDFLFKIILIGDSNVGKTCVVQSFKSGLFSERQQNTIGVDFTVRTLTVQGKRVKMQVWDTAGQERFRTITQSYYRSAHAALIAYDVTRHPTFHSVTHWVREVQTFGATNVLLTLIGNKCDLEEQRQVSFEEACSLAEDYGMLAAFETSAKEARNIEEVFVLMAEELLARNGMPFDPSSHHGNTPHALMRNNSRAIISPASEEPRPKSCC, via the exons ATGCAGGCGGCGGGGCCTGAGCAGGACGACGCCTTTGACTTCCTGTTCAAGATCATCCTGATCGGCGACTCCAACGTGGGCAAGACGTGCGTGGTGCAGAGCTTCAAGAGCGGCCTCTTCTCCGAGCGCCAGCAGAACACCATCGGAGTGGACTTCACCGTCCGGACGCTCACCGTCCAGGGCAAGAGAGTCAAG atgcaggTGTGggacacagcaggacaggagCGTTTCCGCACCATCACGCAGAGTTACTACCGCAGCGCTCACGCCGCTCTCATCGCCTATGACGTCACGCGCCACCCAACATTCCACTCCGTCACACACTGGGTACGCGAGGTGCAGACCTTTGGAGCCACCAACGTCCTGCTCACACTcatag gtaaCAAGTGTGACCTGGAGGAGCAGCGGCAGGTGTCGTTTGAGGAGGCGTGCTCCCTGGCGGAGGATTATGGGATGTTGGCGGCGTTTGAGACGTCAGCTAAGGAGGCGCGGAACATCGAGGAGGTGTTTGTGCTGATGGCCGAGGAGCTGCTCGCCCGCAACGGCATGCCCTTTGACCCCTCCAGTCACCATGGAAACACACCTCATGCGCTCATGCGGAACAACAGCCGAGCCATCATAAGCCCCGCCTCCGAGGAGCCCCGCCCCAAGTCCTGCTGCTAA